The Eurosta solidaginis isolate ZX-2024a chromosome 4, ASM4086904v1, whole genome shotgun sequence genome includes a window with the following:
- the LOC137249433 gene encoding pharyngeal muscle protein 2-like: MAKFGELKIQQLKKELETRGLNTSGVKLELQARLREAMEAEGIDVEEYVFHLDGEETTKIEEKNETSQTVTSTDLNMILAAISAQTSTVASQLESQKTDITSQLASQLEEQKKYMSSQLEEQKTYMVSQLESQETRITSQLEEQKTHLASQLEAQEARISEMSAQISEQVSSQLFVKLEEQDAKILQLEDKIDAEIEALKGRMDQLQLNRPAVSASNPKVKTPSFDGSVPFQVFKLQFEKTTAVNQWNAEDKVAALFVALKGPAAEILQTIPEYERNHYETLMSALERRYGSEHRKQIFQIEL, encoded by the coding sequence atggcaaagttcggtgaattgaagatccagcaactaaagaaggagttggaaacccgtggattgaatacaagcggcgttaaacttgaacttcaggcacggctacgagaggcaatggaagcagaaggaattgatgtggaagagtatgtctttcaccttgatggggaggagacaacaaaaattgaagagaaaaacgaaacatcgcagacggttaccagcacagatttgaacatgattttggctgcaatatctgctcaaacatcgacagtggcttctcaactggaatcgcaaaagacagatataacatctcaactggcatctcaactagaagaacagaaaaagtatatgtcatctcaactagaagaacagaagacgtatatggtatcccaactggaatcgcaggaaacccgtataacatcacaattggaagaacagaagacacatttggcatctcaactggaagcgcaagaggcacgtatatctgaaatgtcggcacaaatttcggaacaggtatcatcacagctctttgtgaaactggaagaacaggatgcaaaaattttacaactcgaggacaaaattgatgccgaaatagaagcgttaaaaggtcgtatggatcagttacaactaaaccgcccagctgtttcagcgagtaatccaaaggtaaagacaccatcctttgacggttctgttccttttcaggtctttaagctacagtttgagaagaccacagcagtgaaccaatggaatgctgaagataaagttgcagctctgttcgtggcactgaaagggcctgccgcggaaatcttacagaccatcccagagtacgagcggaaccactacgaaacattgatgagcgctttagagagacgttacggaagcgagcataggaaacagatattccaaattgagttg